A genomic window from Myxococcales bacterium includes:
- a CDS encoding trypsin-like peptidase domain-containing protein gives MSPLRSLGPSTVAKILTAGSLLALTGCAYPFSALSPFSRTNARVLEETSLGGVSAGNARPGDAVVRVWIGRGTCSGVLVAPRVVLTARHCITETTASREATSRPKVPGALHVELGGDYLPWGRVAVTGVHVCEASPNEERDLAALLLDRPVPPDVPLLALGSPRDDGRYAVLGFGSDVWPKTVGGITAEAKRRHVTRGSVKSTSPDTVTVHAATLHGDSGGAVVDLETRALVAVVSRGDYAERAMDNVRYGDITVGARVDRCEHAVRAALVAAEPAGAASRARRVATVRD, from the coding sequence GTGAGCCCGCTTCGCTCGCTTGGGCCTTCGACGGTCGCGAAGATCCTGACCGCGGGGAGCCTGCTCGCGCTCACCGGGTGCGCGTACCCATTCTCGGCGCTCTCGCCATTCTCGCGCACGAACGCGCGCGTCCTCGAGGAGACCTCGCTCGGCGGCGTGAGCGCGGGCAACGCGCGACCCGGCGACGCCGTGGTGCGCGTGTGGATAGGACGCGGCACCTGCTCTGGCGTGCTCGTCGCGCCGCGCGTCGTGCTGACGGCGCGGCACTGCATCACCGAGACCACCGCGAGCCGCGAGGCGACCTCGCGGCCGAAGGTGCCCGGCGCGCTCCACGTCGAGCTCGGCGGCGACTACCTCCCGTGGGGGCGCGTCGCGGTCACCGGCGTCCACGTGTGCGAAGCTTCACCGAACGAAGAGCGCGATCTCGCCGCGCTGCTCCTCGACCGGCCCGTGCCCCCCGACGTGCCGCTCTTGGCCCTCGGGAGCCCCCGCGACGACGGGCGCTACGCGGTGCTCGGGTTCGGGTCCGACGTGTGGCCCAAGACCGTGGGCGGGATCACGGCGGAGGCCAAGCGGCGGCACGTCACGCGCGGGTCCGTAAAATCCACCAGCCCCGACACGGTTACGGTGCACGCCGCGACGCTGCACGGCGACTCGGGCGGCGCGGTGGTCGACCTCGAGACGCGCGCGCTCGTCGCCGTGGTCTCGCGCGGCGACTACGCCGAGCGGGCGATGGACAACGTGCGCTACGGCGACATCACCGTGGGCGCGCGGGTCGACCGCTGCGAGCACGCGGTGCGCGCGGCGCTGGTCGCCGCGGAGCCCGCTGGGGCCGCCAGCCGCGCGCGGCGGGTGGCGACGGTCCGCGACTGA
- a CDS encoding ATP-grasp domain-containing protein → MPRNIVFVAPFPAETTMRFLRAVAGLHDVRVLGVVHTPPQGADARLYHDLVRVSDPLSGRELLEAVEVLRRRHGQPARIVGILEALMVQLAEARAAFNVPGTSPRTADLFRDKARMKDALRAAGLPVARHKLATNEADARAFAADVGFPIVLKPPAGMGAKATFRVGSNEELSAALAGLRVSAEQPVLAEEFLRGREFSFETITLGGKPRVYSLSHYLPSCLEVLENPWIQWSCLLPRDIEGPEYDGARTLGFAAVEALGLDDGFTHMEWFQRGDGTLAIGEIAQRPPGANISRMTGLAHDIDPYRGWARAVVDGELDAPWHRKYAVGCAFLRGMGRGRVVGVSGVRETHAAVGRLVVEADLPKEGAPKSDGYEGDGYVIVRDPSTDVVKRALKTIVETIKVHYI, encoded by the coding sequence ATGCCTCGCAACATCGTCTTCGTCGCGCCCTTCCCGGCCGAGACCACCATGCGCTTCCTCCGCGCCGTCGCCGGCCTGCACGACGTGCGGGTGCTCGGCGTCGTGCACACGCCGCCGCAGGGCGCGGACGCGCGCCTCTACCACGACCTCGTGCGGGTCTCCGATCCGCTCTCGGGCCGCGAGCTGCTCGAGGCCGTCGAGGTGCTGCGGCGTCGCCACGGTCAGCCGGCGCGCATCGTGGGCATTCTGGAGGCGCTGATGGTGCAGCTCGCCGAGGCGCGCGCGGCGTTCAACGTGCCCGGCACCTCGCCTCGCACGGCCGACCTCTTCCGCGACAAGGCGCGCATGAAGGACGCGCTCCGCGCCGCCGGCCTGCCCGTCGCGCGGCACAAGCTCGCCACGAACGAGGCAGACGCCCGCGCGTTCGCGGCCGACGTGGGCTTCCCCATCGTGCTGAAGCCGCCGGCGGGTATGGGCGCCAAGGCCACGTTCCGCGTGGGCTCGAACGAGGAGCTGTCCGCCGCGCTCGCGGGGCTGCGCGTGTCCGCCGAGCAGCCCGTGCTCGCCGAGGAGTTCCTGCGCGGCCGCGAGTTCAGCTTCGAGACCATCACGCTCGGGGGCAAGCCACGCGTGTACTCGCTCTCGCACTACCTGCCGAGCTGCCTCGAGGTCCTGGAGAATCCGTGGATCCAGTGGTCGTGTCTCTTGCCGCGCGACATCGAGGGGCCCGAGTACGACGGCGCGCGCACGCTCGGTTTCGCCGCGGTCGAGGCGCTCGGCCTCGACGACGGGTTCACGCACATGGAGTGGTTCCAGCGCGGCGACGGCACCCTCGCGATCGGCGAGATCGCGCAGCGTCCGCCGGGCGCGAACATCTCGCGCATGACCGGCCTCGCGCACGACATCGACCCGTACCGCGGCTGGGCGCGCGCCGTGGTGGACGGCGAGCTCGACGCCCCGTGGCACCGCAAGTACGCGGTCGGCTGCGCCTTCCTCCGGGGCATGGGCCGCGGGCGCGTGGTGGGGGTCTCGGGCGTGCGGGAGACACACGCCGCCGTGGGGCGCCTCGTCGTCGAGGCCGACCTCCCGAAGGAGGGGGCCCCGAAGAGCGACGGCTACGAGGGCGACGGGTACGTCATCGTCCGCGATCCGAGCACCGACGTGGTCAAGCGCGCCCTGAAGACCATCGTCGAGACGATCAAGGTGCACTACATCTAA
- a CDS encoding ATP-grasp domain-containing protein: MRVVFLAPLYPPEMQQYTRGLAEVGAEVYGVADTPREAVPPSLRPYLRDYLQVPRIMDEDDVIARVSRWLRGKSIDRVVTNWEPLVVTAARLRERWGMPGMSVDTARGFRDKQLMKDRVRAAGLRVPRSRRVRGEREIRAAAEEIGYPLIVKPIDGAGSANTYKATTDKELDDLIPRMRGVPECICEEFIEGEEFTFDTVCIEGRPAFENIAAYLPKPLEMRTVEWISPVIITVKDMYQPRLRGGVTLGRKVLGALGMDDGFTHMEWYLTSKGEAVFGEIGCRPGGACLVDQMNYTCDIDLFREWARVVCYGRFEASTKRKYNAGIVFKRALGEGRITRIEGLDAWLRACGDWVTDEQLLRPGTPRRNWKNTLLSDGWVHVRHPDWAEAHRMAFAAASGIKMFAE; the protein is encoded by the coding sequence ATGCGCGTCGTCTTCCTTGCGCCCCTCTATCCGCCGGAGATGCAGCAGTACACGCGCGGGCTCGCCGAGGTGGGCGCCGAGGTGTACGGCGTCGCCGACACCCCGCGCGAGGCCGTGCCGCCTTCGCTGCGTCCCTACCTGCGCGACTACCTCCAGGTGCCTCGCATCATGGACGAGGACGACGTCATCGCGCGCGTGTCGCGGTGGCTCCGCGGGAAATCGATCGATCGCGTCGTGACCAACTGGGAGCCCCTCGTCGTCACCGCGGCGCGGCTCCGCGAACGCTGGGGAATGCCCGGCATGAGCGTCGACACCGCGCGCGGGTTCCGCGACAAGCAGCTCATGAAGGACCGTGTCCGCGCGGCGGGCCTCCGCGTGCCGCGGTCGCGGCGCGTGCGTGGGGAGCGCGAGATCCGCGCCGCCGCGGAGGAGATAGGCTATCCGCTCATCGTCAAGCCGATCGACGGCGCCGGCAGCGCCAACACCTACAAAGCGACGACCGACAAGGAGCTAGACGACCTCATCCCGCGCATGCGCGGCGTGCCCGAGTGCATCTGCGAGGAGTTCATCGAAGGCGAGGAGTTCACCTTCGACACCGTCTGCATCGAGGGGCGCCCCGCGTTCGAGAACATCGCGGCCTATCTCCCCAAGCCGCTCGAGATGCGCACGGTCGAGTGGATAAGCCCGGTCATCATCACCGTGAAAGACATGTACCAGCCGCGCCTCCGCGGGGGCGTCACGCTCGGCCGCAAGGTGCTCGGCGCGCTCGGCATGGACGACGGCTTCACGCACATGGAGTGGTACCTCACCTCGAAGGGCGAGGCGGTGTTCGGCGAAATCGGGTGTCGCCCAGGCGGCGCGTGCCTCGTCGACCAGATGAACTACACGTGCGACATCGACCTGTTTCGCGAGTGGGCGCGCGTGGTCTGCTACGGGCGCTTCGAGGCGAGCACCAAGCGCAAGTACAACGCGGGCATCGTGTTCAAGCGCGCGCTCGGCGAGGGGCGTATCACGCGCATCGAGGGGCTCGACGCGTGGCTTCGCGCGTGCGGCGACTGGGTGACCGACGAGCAGCTGCTCCGGCCCGGCACCCCCCGTCGAAACTGGAAGAACACCTTGCTGTCGGACGGGTGGGTGCATGTGCGCCATCCCGACTGGGCCGAGGCGCACCGCATGGCCTTCGCGGCGGCCTCCGGCATTAAAATGTTCGCGGAGTAG
- a CDS encoding acyl-CoA-binding protein has protein sequence MDLAASFQDAQARVKTLTQAPSNDQLLELYALYKQASAGDVTGSRPGMMDFKGRAKFDAWAAKKGTSKDSAMTAYVALVDRLVK, from the coding sequence ATGGATCTCGCTGCCTCCTTCCAAGACGCCCAGGCCCGCGTGAAGACCCTCACTCAGGCCCCCTCGAACGACCAACTGCTTGAGCTCTATGCGCTCTACAAGCAGGCCTCGGCGGGCGACGTGACGGGCTCGCGCCCCGGCATGATGGACTTCAAGGGGCGCGCGAAGTTCGACGCATGGGCGGCCAAGAAGGGCACCTCGAAGGACAGCGCCATGACGGCGTACGTCGCGTTGGTCGATCGCCTCGTCAAGTAG
- a CDS encoding glycogen synthase produces MRVLFVASEVAPFAKTGGLGDVAGALPQRLAERGHDVRVVMPLYPRVHAHAPDLTTAVSELSIELGGTRVIVSILEGVFPGTRAPVYFVRCPGLYDRPSIYTQDADEHLRFIVLSWASLLLCQRLGFAPDIVHANDWQTALLPLLLKTAFAWDRLFERTRCVLTIHNIGHQGSFDARILGETGLGAAAHHFHQDQLREGRINFLLTGILYANALTTVSPTYAKEIQRPEHGAGLDAFLRERENVLFGILNGVDENDWSPETDPHLAQRYAIDSLEGKEVCKRDLVRSAGLRYHAHVLVFGIVSRLAWQKGFDLCFGVLPRVLARRPVQLVVLGTGEPKYEEFFRGLSRRFPNQVAYRAAFSEPIAHKVEAGSDCFLMPSRYEPCGLNQMYSLRYGTPPVVHRTGGLADTVTAFDRRSGEGNGFVFDHFDEPGFAYGVDQALRTWGTGRGEDRARWRRLQQNGMRLRFGWAERVASYERIYRSIQPPSE; encoded by the coding sequence GTGAGGGTGCTCTTCGTCGCCTCGGAGGTCGCCCCCTTCGCGAAGACCGGGGGCCTCGGCGACGTGGCCGGCGCGCTGCCGCAGCGGCTCGCGGAGCGTGGTCACGACGTACGCGTCGTGATGCCGCTTTACCCGCGAGTGCACGCGCACGCGCCCGACCTCACGACCGCCGTGAGCGAGCTCTCGATCGAGCTCGGCGGCACGCGGGTGATCGTGTCGATCCTCGAGGGCGTGTTCCCGGGGACCCGCGCGCCCGTCTACTTCGTGCGTTGTCCGGGGCTCTACGACCGCCCCTCGATCTACACCCAAGACGCCGACGAGCACCTTCGCTTCATCGTCTTGTCGTGGGCGTCGCTGCTGCTCTGCCAGCGCCTCGGGTTCGCGCCCGACATCGTCCACGCGAACGACTGGCAGACGGCCCTCTTGCCGTTGCTCCTGAAGACCGCGTTCGCGTGGGATCGCCTCTTCGAGCGCACCCGCTGCGTGCTCACGATTCACAACATCGGCCACCAGGGCTCCTTCGACGCGCGCATCTTGGGGGAGACGGGCCTCGGCGCGGCCGCCCACCACTTCCACCAAGACCAGCTCCGCGAGGGGCGCATCAACTTCCTGCTCACGGGCATTCTCTACGCGAACGCGCTCACCACGGTGAGCCCCACGTACGCGAAGGAGATCCAGCGACCGGAGCACGGCGCCGGGCTCGACGCCTTCCTGCGTGAGCGCGAAAACGTGCTGTTCGGCATCCTGAACGGCGTCGACGAGAACGACTGGAGCCCCGAGACCGATCCGCACCTCGCCCAGCGCTACGCGATCGACTCGCTCGAGGGCAAGGAGGTGTGCAAGCGCGACCTCGTGCGCTCCGCGGGGCTCAGGTACCACGCGCACGTCCTCGTGTTCGGCATCGTGTCGCGCCTCGCCTGGCAGAAGGGCTTCGACCTCTGCTTCGGCGTGCTGCCTCGCGTGCTGGCGCGTCGCCCCGTGCAGCTCGTGGTGCTCGGCACCGGTGAGCCGAAATACGAGGAGTTTTTTCGCGGTCTCTCCCGCCGGTTCCCGAACCAGGTGGCCTATCGCGCGGCGTTCAGCGAGCCTATCGCGCACAAAGTGGAGGCCGGCTCCGACTGCTTCCTCATGCCCTCGCGCTACGAGCCCTGCGGTCTGAACCAGATGTACAGCCTGCGCTACGGCACCCCGCCCGTCGTGCATCGCACGGGCGGCCTCGCCGACACGGTCACGGCCTTCGACCGACGCAGCGGCGAGGGCAACGGCTTCGTGTTCGATCACTTCGATGAGCCCGGCTTCGCGTACGGCGTCGACCAGGCGCTCCGCACCTGGGGCACCGGCCGCGGTGAGGACCGCGCGCGCTGGCGGAGGCTCCAACAGAACGGCATGCGGCTCCGCTTCGGGTGGGCCGAACGCGTCGCGAGCTACGAGCGCATCTACCGCAGCATCCAGCCGCCGAGCGAGTAG
- a CDS encoding VOC family protein: protein MPNAFVHIELNTSDLAASKKFYKGLFAWEFTSPMPGYTMLGVGNGPGAGGGMGPNPTPGAPKQWLPYVQVDSVKKTIAKAKKRGATILVEYQPIPNMGALGVFLDPSGAALGIWEQAAPAAAPKKAAAPKKAAAPKKAAAPKKAAPKKKAAAPKRKP from the coding sequence ATGCCGAATGCATTCGTTCACATCGAGCTCAACACCTCCGACCTCGCAGCCTCGAAGAAGTTCTACAAGGGCCTCTTCGCGTGGGAGTTCACGTCGCCTATGCCGGGCTACACCATGCTCGGCGTCGGCAACGGCCCCGGGGCTGGGGGCGGTATGGGCCCGAACCCGACGCCCGGCGCGCCGAAGCAGTGGTTGCCATACGTGCAGGTCGACAGCGTGAAGAAGACCATCGCGAAGGCGAAGAAGCGCGGCGCCACGATCCTGGTCGAGTACCAGCCCATCCCCAACATGGGGGCGCTCGGCGTCTTCCTCGATCCCTCGGGCGCGGCGCTCGGCATATGGGAGCAAGCCGCGCCGGCGGCCGCGCCGAAGAAGGCCGCCGCGCCGAAGAAGGCCGCCGCGCCGAAGAAGGCCGCCGCGCCGAAGAAGGCCGCGCCGAAGAAGAAGGCCGCCGCGCCGAAAAGGAAGCCCTGA
- a CDS encoding LPS biosynthesis protein — translation MTEEGKKLKRCKRCLYGEDLPSIKFDELGVCNYCAMHDKLEAEYQTGSEAASRRFSEIVQSIKDEGRGKPYDLVVGVSGGADSSYLIHLAKERGLRPLAVHYDNTWNSTIAVENIHSVLKKHDVELNTYVVDNEEYDEIYRAFLRSGTIDLDCPTDLALATVLNRVAEEVGTRFIFEGHSFQSEGLFPIGWLYMDARYVQSVVTRHGNVKLDTYPSLWLKDQLRWMLARRIRKVRPLWYLRYDKPAVKEMLIRDYGWKWYGGHHLENRITSFWHTYFAPRRWSIDARIVGHSAHVRSGLLGRDEAAADIEGPPPCSMDQVFMIMKRWGFDQAQFEDLMTLPFHGYREYDTYKTVFERGRPFFYMLAKLELIPMSFYVKYTSKDNI, via the coding sequence CTGACCGAGGAGGGGAAGAAGCTCAAGCGCTGCAAGCGCTGCCTGTACGGCGAGGATCTCCCGTCCATTAAGTTCGACGAGCTCGGCGTCTGCAACTACTGCGCGATGCACGACAAGCTCGAGGCCGAGTACCAGACCGGCTCCGAGGCGGCTTCGCGCCGGTTCTCGGAGATCGTGCAGAGCATCAAGGACGAGGGCCGGGGAAAACCCTACGATCTGGTGGTCGGGGTGAGCGGCGGCGCCGATTCGTCGTACCTCATCCACCTCGCGAAGGAGCGCGGCCTCCGCCCGCTCGCTGTTCACTACGACAACACGTGGAACTCCACCATCGCGGTGGAGAACATCCATAGCGTGCTGAAGAAGCACGACGTGGAGCTCAACACCTACGTGGTCGACAACGAGGAGTACGACGAGATTTACCGCGCGTTCCTGCGCTCTGGCACGATCGACCTCGACTGCCCGACCGATCTCGCCCTCGCGACCGTGCTCAATCGCGTCGCTGAAGAGGTGGGGACGCGCTTCATCTTCGAGGGCCACTCCTTCCAGAGCGAGGGCCTGTTCCCCATCGGCTGGCTCTACATGGACGCTCGCTACGTCCAGAGCGTCGTCACGCGCCATGGAAACGTGAAGCTCGACACGTATCCGAGCCTCTGGTTGAAAGACCAACTCCGCTGGATGCTCGCGCGGCGAATCAGGAAGGTACGACCGCTCTGGTATCTCCGGTACGACAAGCCGGCCGTCAAGGAGATGCTCATCCGAGACTACGGCTGGAAGTGGTACGGCGGTCACCACCTCGAGAACCGGATCACCTCTTTCTGGCACACCTACTTCGCCCCCCGCAGGTGGAGCATCGACGCCCGCATCGTCGGGCACTCCGCGCACGTTCGCTCGGGCCTCCTGGGCCGCGACGAGGCGGCGGCCGATATCGAGGGACCTCCGCCTTGCTCCATGGACCAAGTGTTCATGATCATGAAGCGCTGGGGGTTCGACCAGGCCCAATTCGAAGACTTGATGACGCTTCCGTTCCACGGGTATCGTGAATACGACACGTACAAGACCGTCTTCGAGAGGGGGCGCCCGTTCTTCTACATGCTCGCCAAGCTCGAGCTCATTCCGATGAGCTTCTACGTAAAGTACACGTCGAAGGACAACATCTGA
- a CDS encoding rhodanese-like domain-containing protein — translation MDTSLVPEIGSVPPSLRSFRLTWAESIVRSASQEPALTAAFAAKHARLLHFVDVRDAAELSGPMGRVPGSFSVCPEDLGQVVEALDRDDPVLLVDRANERAPALAKALEGRGMRFVAYMWGGISEWRSRGYATTRALPLRLGKIARIAPHFEAERRRLSLEDIREHLGDPRAIHRQKLGALLMGGHLSCVDGRDHGALWGTPGGDGGEILLALSALESLRKRAMTEAEVGAVLEARLDDFGACGLHTDTTAGNRTIAAARAHPDLARHVEGISETWEWRRFFTAPPPEAVPHLLDMLSTPELLGCGHLKLSMLHADDYGTRRDLVRAFLRTFFSARWSGSTEALYAALPGGHVEGAVLRVRLDDALGPFSQVPLISPLAYGTQMFVAHPEVAVATRGFTVKLLIRLGLVEAKLAAALTEEISQLASVQLARTLFVLGNGLPIFDVWFDGSGDFRVECAGQVG, via the coding sequence ATGGATACGTCCCTCGTGCCAGAGATAGGCTCGGTCCCGCCGTCTCTCCGGAGCTTCCGCCTCACCTGGGCGGAGTCCATCGTGCGCAGCGCGAGCCAGGAGCCGGCGCTGACGGCCGCGTTCGCCGCGAAGCACGCCCGCCTCCTTCACTTCGTCGACGTGCGCGACGCGGCCGAGCTCTCGGGGCCGATGGGCCGGGTCCCTGGCTCTTTCTCGGTGTGCCCCGAGGACCTCGGACAGGTCGTCGAGGCGCTCGATCGCGACGACCCGGTGCTCCTGGTCGACCGCGCCAACGAGCGCGCCCCCGCGCTCGCGAAGGCCCTCGAGGGGCGCGGAATGCGCTTCGTCGCCTACATGTGGGGCGGCATCTCGGAGTGGCGCTCTCGGGGCTACGCGACGACCCGCGCGCTCCCCCTCCGCCTCGGCAAGATCGCCCGCATCGCTCCCCACTTCGAGGCCGAGCGTCGACGGCTCTCCCTGGAAGACATTCGCGAACACCTCGGCGATCCGCGGGCGATCCACCGGCAGAAGCTCGGCGCCCTGCTCATGGGCGGGCACCTCTCGTGTGTCGACGGGCGTGACCACGGGGCCCTCTGGGGCACGCCCGGCGGCGACGGCGGCGAGATCCTCCTCGCGCTCTCGGCGCTCGAGAGCCTCCGCAAGCGCGCGATGACCGAGGCCGAGGTGGGCGCCGTGCTGGAGGCACGCCTCGACGACTTCGGGGCGTGTGGCCTGCACACGGACACGACCGCAGGGAATAGGACCATCGCGGCGGCACGCGCCCACCCAGACCTCGCGCGGCACGTCGAGGGCATCTCCGAGACCTGGGAGTGGCGGAGGTTCTTCACGGCCCCCCCTCCCGAGGCGGTGCCGCATCTGCTCGACATGCTGTCGACCCCCGAGCTCCTTGGCTGTGGCCATCTCAAGTTGTCGATGCTCCACGCGGACGACTACGGCACCCGGCGAGATCTCGTGCGCGCCTTCCTGCGGACGTTCTTCAGCGCACGCTGGAGCGGGTCGACGGAGGCCCTCTACGCGGCGCTCCCGGGGGGGCACGTGGAGGGGGCCGTGCTTCGCGTGAGGCTCGACGACGCGCTCGGACCCTTCTCGCAAGTGCCGCTGATCTCACCCCTCGCCTACGGGACGCAGATGTTCGTGGCCCACCCCGAGGTCGCCGTCGCGACGCGCGGCTTCACCGTGAAGCTGTTGATACGCCTGGGCCTCGTGGAGGCGAAGCTAGCGGCGGCGCTCACCGAAGAGATCAGTCAGCTCGCGTCCGTGCAACTTGCACGTACATTGTTCGTCCTTGGAAATGGCCTCCCCATCTTCGACGTGTGGTTCGACGGCTCGGGGGATTTTCGCGTCGAGTGCGCGGGGCAGGTGGGCTGA